The Plasmodium brasilianum strain Bolivian I chromosome 14, whole genome shotgun sequence genome contains a region encoding:
- a CDS encoding pre-mRNA-splicing factor ATP-dependent RNA helicase PRP2, with protein sequence MKDKVDTHKRSINFDEDDESQKKIRTVEEDEKKREREMKTNDNYSSIYVEYEKGRNKKLKNNIEYIELLKKDARRKYLKEREKEKLNITKKLLDDELLYSTIKLEGKDIKELEFNKKIYNIAKENIKLREKLKENYYHFQEDFDKNDNVNNHTKIEQLKENRQDPSIYNYDQQIINKGILKFGSGAMIKENLNYNNLVFDDDFANRKSVKSEISEENIKKKKKKKKKKTKMTVMVMHYYNGEDEGTHDSSSSSSSSSRSRSGGSCSNRLDKRSKRKKRKSKIMDEKDAERHVEKEEERKKKKNNNKVKEVQKKKKMKIHDNSGNSISRSSRSSSNGPLPSSEKKNERHVIKKNGLTNVVEFVHLDSLYGMNEKEKELQKLFEDIKKRKEKKMKKMIDERKRLPIYSYRYDILKAIKNNKILILVGETGSGKSTQLTQYLYECKYHLYGNIICTQPRRIACIAIANRVADEMNVKIGKEVGYVIRFQNKTSETTKIIYMTDGMFLRLLLYNPTLDDISVLIIDEAHERALHTDIILPIVKDICNFRENIRIVISSATLDAEKISTYFNCAPIFYVPGRKYNVDIYYTINNESNYLSAIVITILQIHITQAKGDILVFLPGQFEIELVQQELENKLNELAPKFRNMIILPIYSSLPVECQARIFEDMTDEDHGKNEQDSKDKPNDSGSGSGNGKSNDNSNDNSNDSGNGNGNGSSSINNNRSNNRSDNRSDDKGERAVKSKAIIPPESSKKNKNEEVRLNTQKFRRKIILSTNICETSITIENIVYVIDSGLCKQKIYNPNSGIESLVTLPCSKASVNQRTGRAGRKQDGKCFRLFTKKSFIDLSDNSIPEIQRCEVSSMILLLKSLGMDDIINFDFLDPPSPVVIIKGLELLYSLGALNDEGNLTRSGRKMAEFPTDVKSSKMILSASEKYNCVDEILNITSMLTHANNIFYVQKGKEKEAENVKKMFTIEGGGDFFLFLNIFKQCEENNFSTSFCYDHFLQYHTLIKIKDIKTQLTSICEKIDLPITSCGIQKHDSISNIKKCIISAFFTNAALPVNKHELKIIKLNQIVSIYPNSVLSKKNIMEENQNACIIFYEVIKINKSYIRHNIPVNKDLLFEIASFYFLSKNE encoded by the exons ATGAAGGATAAGGTTGATACGCACAAGAGGTCAATAAATTTTGATGAGGATGATGAatcccaaaaaaaaataagaacagTAGAAGAggatgaaaagaaaagagaaagagaaatgaaaacaaatGATAATTATTCGTCCATATATGTAgaatatgaaaaaggaagaaacaaaaaactaaaaaataatatagagtatatagaattattaaaaaaagacgCTAGacgaaaatatttaaaggaaagagaaaaagaaaagttaaatattacaaaaaaattattagatGATGAACTGTTATATAGTACTATTAAATTAGAAGGAAAAGATATTAAAGAATTAgagtttaataaaaaaatttataatatagcTAAAGAGAATATAAAACTAcgggaaaaattaaaagaaaattactATCACTTTCAAGAAGATTTTGATAAGAATGATAATGTCAATAATCATACTAAAATAGAACAACTAAAGGAAAATAGACAAGATCCctctatatataattatgacCAACAAATAATCAATAAAGGCATATTAAAGTTTGGTTCAGGTGCtatgataaaagaaaatttaaattataacaacCTTGTTTTTGACGATGATTTTGCAAATAGAAAAAGCGTGAAAAGCGAAATAtcagaagaaaatataaaaaaaaaaaaaaaaaaaaaaaaaaagaaaacgaaaATGACAGTGATGGTGATG CATTATTATAACGGGGAGGACGAAGGAACGCACgacagtagtagtagtagtagtagtagtagtagaaGCAGAAGTGGTGGTAGTTGCAGCAATCGACTTGATAAACGGAGCAAAcgcaaaaaaaggaaaagtaaaataatggATGAGAAAGATGCAGAGAGGCACGTggaaaaggaagaagaaagaaagaaaaaaaaaaataataataaagtaaaagaagtgcaaaagaaaaaaaaaatgaaaatacatGATAATAGTGGTAATAGTATTAGTAGAAGCAGCAGAAGCAGTAGTAACGGACCCCTCCCCTCctctgaaaaaaaaaatgagagacatgtaataaaaaagaacgGGTTAACAAATGTAGTAGAATTCGTACATTTAGATAGTCTGTATGGTAtgaatgaaaaggaaaaagaattaCAAAAACTATTtgaagatattaaaaaaagaaaagaaaaaaaaatgaaaaaaatgattgaTGAAAGGAAAAGGTTACCTATATATAGCTATagatatgatatattaaaagcaataaaaaacaataaaattttaatattagtaGGAGAAACAGGAAGTGGTAAGAGTACTCAGTTAAcacaatatttatatgaatgtaaATATCATCTATATggtaatataatatgtacacaACCAAGAAGAATTGCATGTATAGCTATTGCAAATAGGGTAGCAGATGAAATGAAtgtaaaaataggaaaagaGGTAGGTTATGTAATTAgatttcaaaataaaacaagtgaaacaacaaaaatcatatatatgacTGATGGAATGTTTTTGcgtttgttattatataaccCAACTCTAGATGATATATCTGTTTTAATTATTGATGAAGCACATGAAAGAGCTTTACATACAGATATTATATTACCAATAGtaaaagatatatgtaattttagagaaaatataagaattGTTATATCATCAGCAACTTTAGATGCAGAAAAAATttctacatattttaattgtgctccaatattttatgtaccAGGAAGGAAATATAATGTTGATATTTATTACACTATTAATAATGAGAGTAATTATTTGTCAGCTATTGTAATTACAATTTTGCAGATTCATATAACACAAGCAAAAGGTGatattttagtatttttaCCTGGACAATTTGAAATAGAGTTAGTTCAACAAGAACTAGAAAATAAGTTAAATGAGCTAGCTCCAAAATTTCGTAACATGATCATCCTACCAATTTATTCCTCCCTACCTGTGGAATGTCAAGCGCGTATATTCGAAGACATGACTGATGAGGACCACGGAAAAAATGAGCAGGATAGTAAGGACAAACCGAATGACAGTGGAAGTGGAAGCGGCAATGGTAAAAGCAATGATAACAGCAATGATAACAGCAATGATAGTGGTAATGGAAATGGTAACGGTAGTAGTAGCATCAATAACAATCGCAGTAATAATCGCAGTGACAATCGAAGTGATGACAAAGGAGAAAGAGCTGTTAAAAGTAAGGCCATAATACCCCCAGAAagcagtaaaaaaaataagaatgaaGAAGTAAGATTAAATACACAGAAatttagaagaaaaattatactgTCAACAAATATTTGTGAGACAAGTATTACGATAgaaaatattgtatatgtAATAGATTCAGGATTATGTAAACAGAAAATTTATAACCCTAATTCAGGAATAGAATCATTAGTTACTTTACCTTGTTCTAAAGCATCAGTTAATCAAAGAACAGGTAGAGCAGGTAGAAAACAAGACGGGAAATGTTTTCGACTATTTACGAAAAAATCTTTTATTGATTTAAGCGACAATTCTATCCCAGAAATTCAACGTTGCGAAGTGAGTAGtatgattttattattaaaaagtttaGGTATGgatgatattataaattttgattttttagaTCCGCCATCTCCTgttgttataataaaaggTCTTGAACTTCTCTACTCCTTAGGTGCACTAAATGATGAAGGCAATTTAACAAGAAGTGGGAGAAAAATGGCGGAATTCCCAACAGATGTAAAATCTAGTAAAATGATTTTATCTGCTTcggaaaaatataactgtgttgatgaaatattaaatatcaCATCCATGCTAACACATGCAAACAATATCTTTTATGTTCAAAAagggaaagaaaaagaagctGAAAATGTTAAGAAAATGTTTACAATTGAAGGGGGTGGagatttttttctttttttaaatatttttaaacaatgcgaagaaaataatttttccacTTCTTTTTGTTATGATCATTTCTTACAATATCACAcacttataaaaattaaagatataaaaactCAATTAACAAGCATATGTGAAAAAATTGATTTACCAATTACATCATGTGGTATACAAAAGCATGACTCTATttctaatattaaaaaatgtattataagtGCATTTTTTACCAATGCTGCCTTACCTGTTAATAAACATGaacttaaaataataaaattaaatcagATCGTTAGTATTTACCCCAACTCAGttctttcaaaaaaaaatataatggaaGAAAATCAGAAtgcatgtattattttttatgaagttattaaaataaataagtccTACATTCGTCATAATATACCCGTTAATAAAGACTTACTGTTTGAAATTGCCTCCTTTTACTTTCTTAGTAAAAATGAGTAA